A region from the Stygiolobus caldivivus genome encodes:
- a CDS encoding single-stranded DNA exonuclease, which translates to MENYLKEPVPDKQISSEIISSGTKCIRIPYNPDSIIFSFLISKYTSNTDGFYLTFKGECPVKLDITPSGRTVKIFERQYNIGQNSFSSLFPISVDDIIPILTGMFSSIVLERRLMTEYERNVISQMENLGVTIEKNIKIPNYKNLPLFSSLTMSIDPFIPEITGNREEAMKALKEIGIEATDRLEDLDEAKINTLMMRIASSVMKINPKFDRTDLVADRVYFMEYDTLELAYTVLYFLDLKGIGDLFQLVFTPNYAETLVMKFRDEMVKGFKINGITENSQFYVVDSSLKSPILLQLIYLQQGRVRRDKPIFVKLQDGLYTSRYFLTSWAKEGLNKVEDKYYAKG; encoded by the coding sequence GTGGAAAACTATCTAAAAGAACCCGTCCCTGATAAGCAGATTTCTAGTGAAATAATTTCTTCTGGTACGAAATGCATTAGGATCCCTTATAATCCTGATTCTATTATATTTTCTTTCCTTATCTCCAAGTATACTAGTAATACCGACGGGTTTTATTTGACTTTTAAGGGTGAGTGTCCAGTAAAGCTTGACATTACTCCAAGTGGGAGGACTGTAAAAATCTTTGAGAGGCAGTATAATATAGGGCAGAACTCTTTTTCCTCTCTTTTTCCGATTTCGGTCGATGACATCATCCCCATATTGACAGGGATGTTTTCTTCTATCGTGCTGGAGAGGCGGTTAATGACAGAATATGAAAGGAACGTAATCTCTCAAATGGAAAACTTGGGGGTCACGATAGAGAAAAACATAAAGATCCCTAATTATAAGAACCTACCTCTCTTCTCGTCGCTGACAATGTCGATTGATCCGTTTATACCCGAGATCACCGGGAATAGAGAAGAGGCTATGAAAGCCCTGAAAGAGATAGGAATAGAGGCTACTGATAGACTGGAAGACCTAGACGAGGCTAAAATTAATACCTTAATGATGAGGATAGCGTCGAGTGTAATGAAAATTAACCCTAAATTTGATAGGACTGATCTAGTTGCTGATAGAGTATATTTTATGGAATATGATACTTTAGAATTAGCATACACCGTACTATATTTCTTAGACTTGAAAGGGATAGGGGACTTATTTCAGCTGGTCTTTACACCTAATTACGCTGAGACCTTGGTAATGAAGTTTAGAGACGAAATGGTTAAGGGGTTTAAAATTAATGGTATAACGGAGAACTCTCAGTTTTATGTAGTGGACTCTTCATTAAAATCGCCTATATTATTACAGTTGATATATTTACAACAAGGTCGCGTAAGAAGGGATAAGCCAATATTCGTTAAGCTTCAGGACGGCCTTTATACCAGTCGTTACTTTTTAACCTCTTGGGCTAAAGAAGGGTTGAACAAAGTTGAGGATAAGTATTACGCTAAAGGTTAA
- a CDS encoding KEOPS complex subunit Pcc1, which produces MRISITLKVKTPYAPNVAKIVAVDNIRVPDGMDIKVESRESEVIVEVVMDIKHPSDILTLKNTADDILQQINVIEKTLGKVS; this is translated from the coding sequence TTGAGGATAAGTATTACGCTAAAGGTTAAGACCCCCTATGCACCGAATGTAGCGAAAATAGTCGCCGTAGACAATATTAGAGTCCCTGATGGAATGGACATTAAAGTGGAGAGTAGGGAAAGTGAGGTTATTGTAGAGGTGGTCATGGATATTAAACACCCGTCTGATATTTTAACACTTAAAAATACTGCTGATGATATACTCCAACAAATCAACGTAATAGAGAAGACTTTAGGCAAGGTAAGCTGA
- a CDS encoding 50S ribosomal protein L16 has translation MPLRPGRCYRHFSGPAYTRKEYIPGVPMPKITKFTMGNPNNDYDYELRLVSSEVGQIRHNALEAARVLALKYLTKKLTTEQNFFLVVTKYPHHVIRENKMMAFAGADRLQDGMRLSFGKPIGTAARVERLGDVIMFVKVKKEHVEAAKQALKMAQSKISIRTKIEIVPLKKEAPAQ, from the coding sequence ATGCCACTAAGACCAGGTAGGTGTTACAGGCATTTCTCAGGTCCAGCTTATACCAGAAAGGAGTACATACCCGGTGTACCAATGCCGAAGATAACAAAGTTCACAATGGGAAATCCAAATAATGATTATGACTATGAGTTAAGGTTAGTAAGTAGTGAGGTAGGACAAATAAGGCATAACGCGTTAGAAGCTGCGCGTGTCTTAGCATTAAAATACCTAACAAAGAAACTGACTACTGAACAGAACTTCTTCCTCGTAGTTACGAAATACCCCCACCACGTAATAAGGGAGAACAAGATGATGGCCTTTGCAGGAGCAGATAGGCTTCAGGACGGTATGAGGTTATCGTTTGGGAAACCAATAGGTACCGCAGCAAGGGTTGAAAGGCTAGGTGACGTAATAATGTTCGTTAAGGTCAAAAAAGAACACGTAGAGGCCGCTAAACAAGCACTTAAAATGGCACAGTCTAAAATTTCTATAAGGACAAAGATTGAAATTGTGCCACTGAAAAAAGAGGCACCAGCACAGTGA
- the dph2 gene encoding diphthamide biosynthesis enzyme Dph2 — MNYDFEIGKTLEEIKNRHAKRVLLQFPEGLKPFSIKVVSELREKLPDVEFIVSTEPSWGACDVAEDEATTLKVDLIIHYGHTPYTWYYPKFPTVFIEVRSNLTISDEQVRDLVSILRDKYGARKLSLTATIQHVQLIKVLKSKLNEFQVLVGKPSSPFMYDGQVLGCDYKSAQNVEADVYLNISGGLFHALGVGLATGKPIIKVDPYTGKNEDLTDEVYKILKVRYGKIMKALDARTWVIIQGVKTGQNRPLMVKYFEKKLTERGYKVYVISNRSLSKDTLRNIDNSEVDVFMVTSCPRLPIDDLYDYEKPVLTPGEAKMIISGNLDKYIFPW; from the coding sequence GTGAATTATGATTTTGAAATCGGCAAGACTTTGGAAGAGATAAAAAATAGACATGCAAAGAGAGTCCTTTTGCAATTCCCTGAGGGATTAAAACCTTTTTCTATCAAAGTCGTAAGCGAACTGAGGGAAAAATTACCGGATGTAGAGTTTATAGTGTCTACGGAGCCAAGTTGGGGAGCATGTGATGTTGCTGAAGACGAAGCCACTACCCTTAAAGTCGATTTAATAATACATTATGGTCATACCCCATATACTTGGTATTACCCGAAATTTCCTACCGTGTTTATTGAGGTTAGGAGTAACCTCACTATCTCCGATGAGCAAGTTAGAGATTTAGTTTCAATCCTTAGAGATAAATACGGTGCCAGAAAGCTGTCTCTAACAGCTACTATACAACACGTACAATTAATTAAGGTCTTAAAGTCTAAACTCAACGAATTTCAAGTCCTCGTCGGAAAACCGTCTTCACCTTTTATGTACGACGGTCAGGTCTTAGGGTGTGACTATAAATCGGCTCAAAACGTTGAAGCTGACGTATATTTGAACATATCGGGCGGCCTTTTTCACGCATTAGGAGTAGGCCTAGCTACTGGAAAACCTATAATAAAAGTTGACCCTTATACCGGTAAAAATGAGGACTTAACAGATGAAGTATATAAAATACTGAAAGTAAGGTATGGAAAGATAATGAAGGCGTTAGATGCTAGGACGTGGGTCATAATCCAAGGTGTAAAGACGGGGCAAAACAGGCCCTTAATGGTGAAATACTTTGAGAAGAAGCTCACTGAGAGGGGATATAAAGTGTACGTTATTTCAAACCGTTCTTTAAGTAAGGACACGTTGAGGAATATTGATAATAGTGAGGTCGACGTATTTATGGTGACGTCATGCCCTAGGTTACCGATAGATGACTTATACGACTATGAGAAGCCCGTACTCACACCCGGTGAAGCGAAAATGATTATTAGTGGCAACCTGGATAAATACATATTCCCTTGGTGA
- a CDS encoding exosome complex RNA-binding protein Csl4, whose translation MRRQGEILLPGDELNVIEEFIPGEGTYDFNGVVYSSVVGKAFYDMINRKVNSIAFKRPGVTTIKKAKYVLGVVTGLREDSALVNIYSIEDKQTEPITAYLHISQISNKYLNNIGEAVKVGDIIRAKPLNSTIPIALTVKQRDLGVVYSRCSICGTKMVKQDEEHLRCPNCGNIEPRKIALLQVKKGGS comes from the coding sequence CTGAGAAGACAAGGAGAAATTTTGCTTCCGGGCGATGAGCTAAACGTAATCGAGGAATTTATTCCCGGTGAGGGTACATACGACTTTAACGGTGTAGTATATTCCAGCGTAGTAGGGAAGGCGTTTTACGACATGATAAACAGGAAAGTCAACTCGATAGCGTTTAAGCGACCTGGGGTAACCACGATAAAAAAGGCTAAATACGTTTTGGGTGTCGTTACTGGGTTGAGGGAAGACTCGGCATTAGTAAATATTTACAGTATTGAAGACAAGCAGACTGAGCCAATAACGGCTTATTTGCATATTTCTCAGATTTCCAATAAGTATCTAAATAACATCGGTGAAGCTGTAAAAGTGGGTGATATAATTAGGGCGAAACCCCTAAACTCAACAATTCCGATTGCGTTAACGGTAAAACAAAGGGATTTAGGTGTAGTATATTCTAGGTGTTCTATATGCGGTACTAAAATGGTGAAACAAGACGAAGAACATTTAAGATGTCCGAACTGTGGTAACATTGAACCGAGAAAAATAGCACTTTTACAGGTGAAGAAAGGTGGAAGTTAA
- a CDS encoding DNA-directed RNA polymerase subunit L — MEVKILKETDEYLEIQLDGEDHTLGNLLKGMLLMVPGVKFASYTQPHPLIDSIIIKTMTDGSIKPRDALKKAIELAENYANKFIDEVKSVEKGN; from the coding sequence GTGGAAGTTAAAATATTGAAAGAAACGGACGAATACTTAGAAATACAGTTAGACGGAGAAGACCACACGTTAGGGAACCTGCTGAAAGGAATGCTCCTAATGGTACCCGGAGTGAAGTTTGCTTCCTATACACAGCCTCACCCCTTGATAGACAGTATAATAATAAAGACAATGACTGATGGGAGTATAAAACCCAGAGACGCTCTAAAGAAAGCAATAGAACTAGCTGAAAACTATGCAAATAAATTTATTGATGAGGTTAAGAGTGTTGAAAAAGGAAACTAG
- a CDS encoding transcription factor S, giving the protein MKFCPKCGSIMVPKKDGGKTVYKCSKCGYEESAGQQSVKITTTVKHSIKEKTLILESDVPPTGAQLTKGVSCPACGNDEAYFWMLQTRRADEPPTRFYKCAKCGKVWREYE; this is encoded by the coding sequence ATGAAGTTCTGTCCCAAGTGTGGTTCTATAATGGTTCCTAAAAAGGACGGAGGTAAAACGGTATATAAATGCTCTAAATGCGGATATGAGGAGTCTGCGGGACAACAGTCGGTAAAGATCACTACGACAGTAAAGCATTCAATTAAGGAGAAGACTTTGATATTAGAAAGCGACGTCCCGCCGACAGGTGCACAGTTAACAAAAGGAGTATCGTGTCCAGCATGCGGTAATGATGAGGCTTATTTCTGGATGTTGCAGACGAGAAGAGCAGATGAACCCCCTACAAGGTTTTATAAGTGTGCTAAATGCGGAAAAGTATGGCGTGAATACGAGTAA
- a CDS encoding A24 family peptidase C-terminal domain-containing protein, which produces MNIIYVLQVALTLVMLVHTSILDIKTREVDLKIWLIYSPLIIFLYFDYRHVIPLLYIYSVVTTNVLIYVFYRLALMGGADLFLSIILSLSNAAVYPIFFPRFSELGIEPLVIVLYASLLIGISAIMNLLRNIGKVERNLPFSTKLSLLISGKKITVRQFLDSKFLFPLTQVNEDGTVSIRTSFSVDEDDAEWRKKFQEYIEKGIIKEDDEIWVVWGVPVIPFILAGYVLSLIIGLPL; this is translated from the coding sequence GTGAACATTATATATGTACTTCAGGTCGCGTTAACACTAGTTATGTTAGTCCATACTTCGATCCTTGACATTAAAACAAGAGAAGTAGATCTAAAGATATGGTTAATCTACTCTCCTCTGATAATTTTCCTTTATTTTGACTACAGGCACGTAATCCCGTTACTATATATCTACTCCGTGGTGACAACTAATGTACTAATCTACGTTTTTTACAGGCTAGCGTTGATGGGTGGTGCGGATCTATTTCTATCTATAATATTGTCTTTGAGTAACGCAGCTGTCTACCCTATCTTTTTCCCCAGGTTTTCCGAATTGGGGATAGAACCTTTAGTTATAGTCCTTTACGCGTCTCTGCTGATAGGTATTTCTGCAATAATGAACTTATTGAGGAATATAGGGAAAGTGGAAAGAAATTTACCTTTTTCCACTAAGTTAAGCCTCTTAATTTCAGGAAAGAAGATAACAGTCAGGCAATTCCTGGACTCTAAGTTTTTATTCCCTCTGACTCAGGTAAACGAGGACGGTACAGTCTCAATAAGGACTTCTTTTTCAGTAGACGAGGATGATGCAGAATGGAGGAAAAAATTTCAGGAATACATAGAAAAAGGGATTATAAAAGAGGACGATGAAATTTGGGTCGTCTGGGGAGTGCCCGTAATCCCTTTTATACTTGCAGGATATGTGTTGAGCCTTATAATAGGGCTTCCATTATAG
- a CDS encoding acyl-CoA dehydrogenase family protein codes for MFELSKELEEYRSKIREYAQKTVREYAKQMDETNDGGDKILKDLAEMNLLGMKEPTKYGGLGLGEVAFAIATEELGAESGGASHSLHTQHNALQLLISIAGDAAQEWIEKGVKAKEIYAVALTEPQAGSDLGALQTTAKPDGNELVLNGEKIFTSAASFSTKMVVLARTSGNPGDRQGISLLMVDSKLPGVEIHKLDLMGIRGAGVSYVKFNNVRIPKDSIIGKEGDAYRGALKALMIGRNGYAGIAVGIARGALDEAILRAQSRKQFGKPIIEQEWIGFNLADAYIKVEAARLLTWRAASMFDKGLEALTEASMAKYYAATTSTEVTRLALHIFGGHGLNRGSKVERLYRDAKIMEIAEGTNEMQLVAVSRLFQPKK; via the coding sequence ATGTTTGAACTCAGTAAGGAATTAGAAGAATATAGGAGTAAAATTAGAGAATATGCTCAGAAGACAGTTAGAGAATATGCAAAACAAATGGACGAAACAAATGATGGAGGAGATAAGATACTTAAAGATTTAGCTGAGATGAACCTACTGGGAATGAAGGAGCCTACTAAATACGGCGGATTAGGGCTCGGAGAAGTAGCATTCGCTATTGCCACTGAGGAGCTCGGAGCGGAAAGCGGAGGAGCTTCCCACTCTTTGCACACTCAACACAACGCCTTACAGCTCTTAATTTCTATAGCTGGAGATGCAGCCCAAGAGTGGATAGAGAAAGGAGTCAAAGCCAAGGAGATATATGCGGTAGCACTCACTGAGCCACAAGCAGGTTCTGACTTAGGTGCACTACAGACTACCGCTAAACCTGATGGAAATGAATTAGTCTTGAACGGCGAGAAGATATTTACTAGTGCGGCATCATTCTCTACAAAGATGGTAGTGCTAGCGAGGACTAGCGGAAACCCCGGGGACAGGCAAGGTATATCCCTCCTTATGGTAGACTCTAAGTTGCCTGGAGTGGAAATCCATAAACTCGATTTAATGGGAATCAGGGGGGCAGGTGTCTCATATGTTAAGTTTAATAATGTTAGGATACCTAAGGACAGTATAATAGGGAAAGAGGGCGACGCTTACAGAGGAGCATTAAAGGCGTTAATGATAGGTAGGAATGGGTATGCAGGTATAGCTGTCGGGATAGCGAGAGGGGCCCTAGACGAGGCAATATTAAGGGCTCAGTCCAGGAAACAGTTTGGTAAGCCTATAATTGAACAAGAGTGGATCGGTTTTAACTTAGCTGATGCATATATAAAAGTAGAAGCCGCAAGACTCCTAACCTGGAGAGCCGCATCAATGTTTGATAAAGGTCTTGAGGCTCTGACAGAAGCGTCAATGGCAAAATACTATGCAGCCACGACTTCAACGGAGGTGACCAGATTAGCCCTCCACATATTTGGTGGACACGGACTGAATAGAGGCTCTAAGGTGGAAAGGTTATATAGAGATGCTAAGATTATGGAGATAGCTGAGGGAACTAATGAAATGCAGTTAGTAGCTGTATCAAGGTTGTTCCAACCAAAGAAATAA
- a CDS encoding SLC13 family permease — MELVALLIAIFTYLMIAFRSITKVPPWASMFFGGVLMIVTGVISVNQAYSSINLDVIIFLITIFTFSSALELSGFLRYLAYKLIITYRHPKKVLFFILLYSGLLSNLVTNDGIASSWTPVILEASKAMKIDELPFLYTLAFGVTIGSVMMPTGNPQNLLILLEAHVSYLAFIGVLAIPTFVNLVLSYFILLLLFKDKVKDAVIDEIRPVEIKDRKLAYLSLSLLIMTVVLFLILSTIRIDIVLGSLITSSLLLLVARERRNIIQRIDWSTILFFIGLFIFTEGLFRGGVIDLLYHFIPPPTNVLTIMVSSVALSQVLSNVPLVAIYIPEIMQLGVGTTINWLALAAGSTIAGNFTILGAASNVIISEASEIRGGKSFNFFEFIKYSLPILLVNFVVLYVFISLVGTTLIQLLTAFH; from the coding sequence GTGGAGTTAGTAGCTCTATTAATAGCTATTTTCACTTATCTGATGATAGCATTTAGAAGTATTACAAAAGTACCTCCTTGGGCGTCTATGTTCTTCGGAGGGGTGCTAATGATCGTTACCGGGGTAATTAGTGTTAACCAAGCATATTCTAGCATAAACCTCGATGTAATAATATTCCTGATAACAATATTTACTTTTTCCTCTGCTCTAGAATTATCAGGCTTTCTTAGGTATTTGGCATATAAGTTAATCATTACGTATAGACACCCTAAAAAGGTACTTTTCTTTATATTACTTTATTCTGGATTGTTATCAAACCTTGTAACAAATGACGGGATAGCTTCCAGCTGGACACCAGTCATACTAGAAGCTTCTAAGGCAATGAAAATAGACGAATTACCGTTTCTTTACACTCTTGCATTCGGAGTTACTATAGGTAGTGTAATGATGCCCACTGGAAACCCGCAAAACTTGTTAATCTTACTTGAAGCACACGTATCCTACTTAGCCTTTATAGGAGTCCTCGCAATACCTACATTCGTTAACCTAGTATTATCTTATTTTATTTTACTTTTACTCTTCAAGGATAAGGTCAAAGATGCAGTTATTGACGAGATTAGACCCGTAGAAATTAAAGACAGAAAATTAGCTTATTTATCGTTATCTTTATTAATAATGACAGTCGTATTATTCTTAATATTAAGTACTATTAGAATAGACATAGTCTTAGGGTCTCTGATTACTTCTTCTCTTTTATTACTGGTCGCCAGAGAAAGGAGGAACATTATACAGAGAATTGATTGGAGTACTATACTTTTTTTCATAGGGCTCTTCATTTTCACTGAAGGCTTGTTCAGAGGAGGTGTAATAGACTTACTTTACCATTTTATACCCCCGCCCACTAACGTCTTAACCATTATGGTCTCAAGCGTTGCCCTTAGTCAGGTGCTTAGTAACGTCCCCTTGGTGGCGATCTACATACCCGAGATAATGCAGTTAGGAGTAGGGACCACAATTAATTGGCTAGCTTTAGCCGCTGGGAGTACTATAGCTGGCAACTTTACTATCTTAGGAGCCGCAAGTAACGTAATTATCTCGGAGGCATCAGAAATAAGAGGAGGAAAAAGTTTTAATTTCTTTGAATTTATTAAATATTCGCTCCCTATACTTCTAGTTAATTTCGTCGTATTATACGTGTTTATTTCTTTGGTTGGAACAACCTTGATACAGCTACTAACTGCATTTCATTAG
- a CDS encoding MFS transporter: MKIFLGQTFIVAGLTMLSLLYPISLFDETHSTALLGLSITLNNLAVAIGSYVWGVLLDKSRERYLYALLLPLSGLLTSFIIFRTPFGLVGYSLVGFFSALDSPLYSVILLEQIAPEMLVVGNSRLSQLSLAGNITGSLLGALFPHFEVPFVLFGLGALVNSIAIPKYKGDIREDRVERIKEFKVMLKPLISFSMFNLSAEVFYVMFIPLLTIYRLPSWTYFFSYTVLYITDEYVYYKSPQMVRDNELYYTFIIIFLRSSIVLTLGLLVFASINLSFGIMPIFLAFGSSYPLYSTAFFSLMFKNLSKNRGAIIGLFNAGENLASAGGSILSAFVNPHSISQAYFISFFGFVISFFLFYDYITSVKVVSSS; this comes from the coding sequence GTGAAGATATTCCTAGGTCAGACCTTTATAGTAGCTGGACTAACTATGCTTTCCCTCCTTTATCCCATCTCACTTTTTGACGAAACCCATTCAACAGCTCTATTAGGGTTGAGTATAACGCTAAATAACCTAGCAGTAGCTATAGGTTCTTACGTGTGGGGCGTATTACTGGATAAAAGTAGAGAGAGGTATTTATATGCGTTATTACTTCCGCTAAGCGGTCTCTTAACCTCCTTTATAATTTTCAGGACTCCATTTGGACTTGTGGGGTATTCATTAGTAGGGTTCTTTTCCGCGCTGGACTCTCCGCTTTACTCGGTCATTCTTCTAGAACAAATAGCTCCTGAAATGCTCGTTGTGGGCAACTCAAGGTTATCTCAACTTTCATTGGCAGGGAACATAACAGGTAGTCTATTAGGTGCGTTGTTCCCTCATTTTGAAGTACCTTTCGTATTATTTGGGCTGGGAGCACTAGTGAACTCTATAGCTATCCCCAAATATAAAGGGGATATAAGGGAAGATAGGGTAGAAAGGATAAAAGAATTTAAGGTAATGCTCAAACCTCTAATTTCATTTTCTATGTTCAACTTATCGGCTGAGGTATTCTACGTAATGTTTATACCTCTCCTTACTATATATAGGTTGCCTTCATGGACTTACTTCTTTTCTTACACGGTTCTCTACATAACTGATGAGTATGTCTACTATAAGTCCCCGCAAATGGTCAGGGATAACGAACTATATTATACATTTATAATAATTTTCCTCCGTTCATCTATAGTTTTAACTTTAGGGCTACTGGTTTTCGCTTCTATCAATTTATCGTTCGGTATAATGCCAATATTTTTAGCTTTTGGTTCATCGTATCCCTTATATAGTACTGCGTTTTTCTCGTTAATGTTTAAAAACTTAAGTAAAAATAGGGGGGCTATAATCGGTCTCTTTAATGCCGGAGAAAACTTGGCAAGCGCAGGGGGTAGTATTTTATCAGCTTTTGTGAACCCCCACTCTATATCACAAGCGTATTTCATAAGTTTCTTCGGGTTTGTTATATCGTTCTTCTTATTTTACGACTATATAACTAGTGTGAAAGTAGTTTCTTCCTCCTAG
- a CDS encoding acyl-CoA thioesterase, translated as MQSLKISDTKVTAIKVIHYEHTNYMGRLHGGDMLNFLVDIGMLSAMKVSKGLAVLASLDDVVFKKPILLGDIITVEAETQYVGNTSMEVSMRAVRGQETLVEATGVYVKVDDLLRPTVVNSKIYPVSDEERKKYETAVSRRKSRKIDNSLRYNVNDPTEGLSNRLVSTIYVTPDMTYNGKIISAGKMLKVMDDMGGALSLNYIGYEGYGKGDTVVTVSANSMSFYTPVRLGDILEIRAGISYVGNTSLETMINVIRIDPENMNKEHVTTAYFNYVRIDNSGKPVRLKPHLPQNENEKKVFEEALARRKKLLSH; from the coding sequence ATGCAGTCTTTAAAAATCTCTGATACTAAAGTCACGGCGATCAAAGTAATACATTATGAACACACTAACTATATGGGAAGACTACATGGGGGCGATATGCTCAACTTCCTTGTCGATATAGGGATGCTTTCGGCTATGAAAGTATCTAAAGGACTGGCTGTCCTAGCTTCGCTCGACGACGTAGTCTTTAAAAAACCTATCCTTTTAGGTGATATAATTACAGTCGAAGCTGAAACACAATACGTCGGCAATACCTCTATGGAGGTAAGCATGAGGGCAGTAAGAGGCCAAGAGACTTTAGTTGAAGCTACTGGGGTATATGTTAAGGTAGACGACCTACTAAGACCTACTGTCGTGAATAGTAAAATATATCCCGTAAGCGATGAGGAAAGAAAGAAATATGAGACGGCTGTAAGCAGGAGAAAAAGTAGGAAGATAGATAATTCATTGCGTTATAATGTTAATGACCCCACGGAAGGTCTCTCAAACAGACTAGTTTCTACAATATACGTAACGCCAGATATGACTTATAACGGTAAGATCATCTCAGCAGGAAAGATGTTAAAAGTCATGGACGATATGGGGGGAGCACTTAGTTTAAACTATATAGGTTATGAAGGATACGGTAAAGGAGATACGGTTGTTACAGTATCAGCTAACAGCATGAGCTTTTACACACCAGTAAGGTTGGGTGATATCTTAGAAATTAGGGCTGGTATAAGTTACGTTGGTAATACGTCCTTAGAAACAATGATAAACGTGATCCGTATAGACCCAGAAAATATGAACAAAGAACACGTCACTACAGCATATTTCAATTACGTGAGGATAGATAACTCAGGCAAGCCGGTAAGGTTAAAGCCTCATCTTCCTCAGAATGAAAACGAAAAGAAAGTATTTGAGGAGGCTTTAGCTAGGAGGAAGAAACTACTTTCACACTAG